A single window of Planctomycetia bacterium DNA harbors:
- a CDS encoding RNA polymerase subunit sigma-70 — MKQDSTDSIVELLAIVRQGHDESAEQELWNRYFDQLLVLAKQHLQSRARRIRDEEDIALSVLDSFFRGAAVGRFTQLNDRNDLWIILRMLTKRKTIDHLRREHAIKRGGDIVRGESVFMQLHDSTSGSPDIMPGKDIEPELAAMFTEECDRLFATLRDEALVKVALLKLEGFTNEEIAHQLYLSERSIERKLKTIRAIWLQQVKEDASE; from the coding sequence ATGAAGCAGGATTCGACCGATTCCATTGTTGAATTGCTGGCAATAGTCCGGCAAGGGCACGATGAGTCAGCTGAACAGGAGCTGTGGAACAGGTATTTTGACCAATTGCTCGTGCTGGCAAAGCAGCATTTGCAGTCAAGAGCGCGAAGAATCAGGGATGAAGAAGATATCGCATTGAGTGTACTGGACAGTTTCTTCCGTGGAGCGGCGGTCGGGCGATTCACGCAGCTGAATGATCGTAATGATTTGTGGATAATTCTTCGCATGCTGACGAAGCGAAAAACTATTGATCACTTGCGTCGCGAACACGCTATAAAGAGAGGCGGAGATATCGTTCGTGGAGAATCGGTATTCATGCAGTTGCACGATTCCACATCAGGCAGTCCGGATATCATGCCAGGCAAAGATATTGAACCGGAATTGGCAGCGATGTTTACAGAGGAGTGTGATCGTCTTTTTGCGACCTTGCGTGATGAAGCACTAGTCAAAGTTGCTTTGCTGAAACTTGAAGGTTTTACAAATGAAGAAATTGCTCATCAACTTTATTTATCCGAACGTTCGATAGAAAGAAAGCTAAAAACGATACGAGCAATCTGGCTCCAACAGGTCAAGGAGGACGCATCAGAATAG